aaataaataactaataaacaagacacagaacatttccattatccTAAAAAGAGCCCCCATGCTCCTTTGCCCTCAGTCCCCTCCCGCAACTCGACCTCAGGCAATCCCCAATCTGTTTCTGCAACTCTTTGTTCTGCAAGGTTCCCACTGCAGGTCTCTGCACAGACCACTTCCTGCACCCTGGGTGCTCCTGTCCATTCATCCTGCAAGTCCCTCCCCCTAGAAGGAGCCCCAAAGCCTTGGTCAGGTCAGGGCACCCTCCTTGTGTGTCCCATTTCAGTGCCTATCATATGCAGTGCCAGTGCCTCACTCCCTGTTATCTGAAGTCCCCTGAGGAAGGGCCCTGTCTTATCCCAGTGTCAGCCCTTTAGAGTGAAGAAGGATGGGGTAttacatatttgtttgtttgtctgtttgtttgtgacagggtctcactttgtcccccaggctagagtgcagtgatacaaacatggctcactacagccttgacctcttgggctcaggcaatcttcccacctcagcctcctgaatagctgggaccacaggcacataccactacgcccagctaattttttattttttatttttgtagagacgggatctctgtatgttgcccagcatggtctcaaactcctgggatcaagtgatcctccagcctcagcctcccaaaatgctggaattacaggcatgagccactgcacctggcctaaacatATTTAATCCCctctttctgctttatttttatcttttcctaaaAGTGTATTTCTAAACTTATCATTAATTGTGTTTCCTTGAAGCTACAAAATTGGTGATAGTAGCCACTACAGTTCTGCCCATAGTAAGGACAATGACTAAAACAAGCTAAGACAAGGTAGTTTGTTTAAAAGCGAAATGcggccgcgcgcggtggctcaagcctgtaatcccagcactttgggaggccgagacgggtggatcacgaggtcaggagatcgagaccatcctggctaacacggtgaaaccccgtctctactaaaaaatacaaaaaactagccgggcgagttggcgggtgcctgtagtcccagctactcgggaggctgaggcaggagaatggcatgaacccgggaggtggagcttgcagtgagctgagatctggccactgcactccagcccaggcgacagagcgagactccgtctcaaaaaaaaaaaaaaaaaaaagtgaaatgcattttttcttagagattttACTTGTTTTCACCATTGTGTCAGCAGCATTTTccagcaaaacacacacacacacagctagtTAGTTTGTAAAATACCATTATGCAGACGGAGGTAGAGATGGATGTCACTCTTCAACCCAGAGGGAGCTCTGCTATTTCTTAGAAAAACATGTATCTCCCATTTTACACATGTGGGACACCTCCCAGTGAGTGGGCGTGGTGAGGCTTATCTCTGACATATGAGAAGTGAAAGAATATAGGACAAACGCTCTTACCCAATGCTCCTCTGGGCATGGCCGTACGTAGTACATGGTTCAACTTAAGAACTTCTACTGTCATCCAAGCTTTCCTAAATGGTGGCCAACAGATCAAGGATAGAGATAAATGAATCTGTCATATACCCAAGAAGCCACACACTCAATATTGTGTGTAAATAAAGATTCACAGTTATTCAGGGTTTTCAATGACATTTAATTAGCTCAGACTAATGATGTCCCTATGCTGGACTAATGATTCCCTATGCCAGACAACAGTCAGAAAAATCAGTGGGCGAGGACCAAGCTCATCGGTTTCATTTATTCAGAACTTTATAAATTGCAGAACACTTTCACATTTGGAGTCAAACTTGGCcttcagagaaattttaaagatgagaaaactgaggccaggagaacCCATGTGACAAATAGACGGCACATCAAGGCAGTGGAAACACAGGTCTGGAGTGAACATCTGGCTTCAAACCCCTTTCTCCTTCTACCTTGCCCCACTGTCCCGGTCTGTCTTTCTGAGACCTGTGGCACAGACCTCTATGCTGAGTTCCAGACCCATGTGTCAGGCACCCCTCCTTGCTTCCCCCTGGGGGTCGGCACCCAGGAAACTCAAACTCCATCCATCCAGCACAGGCTGAGCCCACTCCCCATAGCCCTCCTCCTCTTACATTTCCCATCTGTGCACAGGCAGAGCCAGGGCAGTACCCACTGACAGCCCTTCTCCTTCATTTTCCACGCAGAGTTTCCTGTGAATCTGTCCACTCTTCATCAtccttgcccctccctccctggtcACAGCATCTCTCTGGGCTCCTCCAGCAGCCCAGTCACTTCTCCCCCTGCATACGCTCTCACCTCTCCAGTCTCTGCCCCCAGAACATCTGGCAAAATGCCTGTCTGGACCCACCATTTCCCCACTGAAAGCCCTTCCTGGGATAAGGTCCAGATTCTCTCTGGGGCATGCCAGGCCAGCTTCTCCAGGCTCCCATCTCCCCATACTCTTCTGCAGGGGTTCCCACCAGCAGACAGGAGCTTCTGCAGTCTCTGCTTTTGAGCTTTCTACTGTATCCACTCAGCTGGTCTGAAAGTCGAGCAGTTTCTGCAGGTAAAAAAGTGAGCATTTTGAGTGTCTGATATGTATAATTCCACACACAAGAGCCCACACGTGTGCATgcgcacacaaacacatacacctCAAAGCAGCTTGCCCTGGGGGTGTCAGGCACTGGAACCATTTTCTCTGATAAAACCCTTCAGTAAAGGGCCTGGAAACTTTCAGAAGTCTGAAGCCTGTCACTCCTCAAATGTCTCACCTAGAAGATGATGAAGGTCATGGCCATCTCATGTAGCTGTTGTGATAACGAAATGGACTTAGGTTCACAAAATTCCTGGTGCATGTTCCTGCTGCCGGAAGTTGAGAAATGATTCTTCtgtgaggaggaaggaagggcagaggcGTTTGCCAGGTGCCAGCTTGTGGGAGGCTTGCACTCACATCTCACTGTGTCCTGACAACCAGCCAGCAGCAAGCACTGAGGCCACCATTGTCCTCCCACTTGCAGAGGTCCTGTGGCTGGCCAGGTGTCCTCACATCAACAGCAGGGTCAGGATGCCTATACCCTGCAGAGGCTCAGGGATCATGTTTTATGGGGGTTCAGCTTCTATTTTTTTATGTCAATAGCTTTAGGAATACACGTGGgtttttgttacatgggtaaattgtataGTGTTTGAGTCATGGTTTTTAGTGCACttgtcacccaaatagtgtacatggCACCCAATAAGTGACATTTTATCCCCAACCTCTCTCCCTTGAGTCTCCAATacccattataccactctgtttATAAACCCTTTATGAACCCGTGGCTTAGCTccgacttataagtgagaatacacagtatttggttttccattccagaGTTACTTcattaggataatggcctccagttccatccgagttgctgcaaaagacattattttgttcttttttatggctgagtagtattccatcacacacacacacacacacacacacacacacacaacattttcTTGATCCACTCATCAGTTAATGAGCACTTAGTTTGACTccgtatctttgcaattgtgaattgtgctgtgataaacaaacacatgcaggtgtcttttttatataattacttcttttcttttaggtaggtacccagtagtcagaattgctggatcgaatggtagatctactctcagttctttgagaaatctccatactgttttccaaagaggttgtactcatttacattcctaccaacagcatATAAAAGTGTTCTCTTTGCTCTGCATCTGCACCAACACCTAttagttttttgacttttaaacagTCAAATTGGAGTAAGGTGGATtggagtaagatggtatctcattgtggttttaatttacattttcctgatgatgaacgatgttgagcatttcttcatatgttttttggttatttgtatggctattttcttttttaggggATGAACAATCAATACACCCGTCGGGAGGTCTTCTGCCGGAACACCTGCCATGATCTCAAGCGTTTCTGGGAAAGGGAAATTGGTAAACAGACTTACTACCGAGAATCGGAAGAACATCGTCTGGGAAGAAGCGCACTGAGAAAGTATGTGGCTTGTTTGTCTACTTTTtagaattaattcatttttaaaatacatcttatAATTTACAACAGTTTCAGGTTCTAAATTATAAGCAAAATTAAGCAGAAGGTACAAAGAGTTCCCTGAGCCCCCACACAATTGTCCTACTATCAACCTCTGCACCAGTGGTACCTTTGTGACCGTCGATGAACTTTCACTGACTTTCAAGCCATTATTATCTTGTCTGTTTTGTAAGAGCAAAATTAATTTCCCCAGAAGAATGCCAGATGGGCATCTCAGAGGaggtaattattttaattttccatgcTTACAGTCCTTTAATTCTTATCTTTATGAACTGGAAAACTCTATCCTCTCTGTCACCATGTCACCTTCTAGCACATGAGGGTTACAGTAaatggggcgggggcgggggggcaaACACTGTGTCTGTGAAAAGCAATCAAGCAAAGAAAGCAGTGCCCGGTTCTTAGCGCCCATTTGGGTGAAAACACAAGATGCCCTGCGTGGTTCCTGGAGGGGAAGGCGGGGTCTCTCCTTATGTGCATCCCTGTTCTGGCCCAGTGAGTCTGCCGAgcagtggagtgcagtgacttgactCCCGTGGGAAAGGACGGCCACCTTGCTGTGGAAGCAGTGCAGGCTCGctaccctcacacacacactgcagaAAGCCATCATGGGCTGCAGGGAGGGACCACCCTTTTGAGTTCTGTCCCCTCAAAGGGAACAGCTCAGCCAGCTGTCTGAGGAGGCCATGGCTTATGTGTGGTAAGGGAGTATGAGACCTTGTGTGCTGTCCAGACGGCAGGGCCCATGACTGCACGGCCACTGGACTGACGACGTGCCTTAATTCACAGGCAGTAAACTCACTGCTGCCTTCCCAAAGCCCCTCCTGAACCCTAGAGGGGAACCCAGCCTCCCACTTACAGAGACCTCCTCAGCCTTATTCCCGACTACCATCCCACCTGCTGAAGTACAGTAGTAGGGCATAGAAAGCTGATTTGGGTGGCCAGTCATTTCTGCAGTTCCTGCCATCTTCGTCCCCCAGGCTAGGCCGCTCAGAGTCCTGTACCATGTGTGCGTTCCCTGGGGAGCAGGCAAAAGGCCTCAGGTGAAGTGAAATTGGCCTGAGGAAGATGCAGAAACCAAAGGCTCCAAGAGACGCACAAGCCAAGGGGTGAACAAAATAGCCTCTGAAGCAAATTGTGCAGGttgttaaaatactaaaaatatatacatgcggcctggcgtggtggctcacgcctgtagtcccagcacttcgggaggccgaggcaggcggatcacctgaggtcgagagtttgagatcagcccaacgaacagggagaaaccctgtctctactaaacatacaaaattagctgggtgtggtggccacgactgtaatcccagctactcaggaagctgaggcaggagaatcacttgaacctaggaggcggaggttgtggtgaaccgagatcttgcctttgcactccaggctgggcgacaagagcaaaactctgtctcaaaaaaaaaaaaaaaaaaatatatatatatatatatatatatatatgtatacacacacacacacacacgcagtatCTATGCATATAACAAAAGAATGCAAGGATGTAAACTTTTTGGTCGAAAGGATGGCAGAAGACTTTAACTTATTTGTTCTCCTTGCCCTCTTCTGATTTGAATCTGGGTAGCCAGGCTCCAGAGGCGCTGCTCTAATTAACACTCTATGTTGTCCCTTcgcaaaatggaaaataaagtccCCGATCATTGGGCTGTTAGGAGGCTTGACTATGGAAATGTACCGACAACACCCAGCCTGGTGCCAAACTCAAGGTCAGGGCTCAGGAATGTTAGTTCCCCTCCCTCTTCTGCACTCCCATTTAACAATCCAGGCTCTAATATGGCAGCAGCAATTCGCCAAAGGAAGATATCCCTTGGAGGagaaaaacaagatgaaaacaaaattgcaAGAGTGAGCAAGGGTGGGAACAAGCTCAGAATTGCGGTGAACAGCAGAGACTTTGCAGCCAGCTGCCTGGGCTCATCCTTCTGGGTCCCTGGGGTGAGCAACCAAATCTCCCTgggtctcagtgtcctcatcGCTATTTTAATCATGGAGAAAGAGACActaagagaaggaagagggatgCTGGTG
Above is a window of Macaca thibetana thibetana isolate TM-01 chromosome 2, ASM2454274v1, whole genome shotgun sequence DNA encoding:
- the FAM240A gene encoding protein FAM240A, whose product is MSSQPFMRLFSGMNNQYTRREVFCRNTCHDLKRFWEREIGKQTYYRESEEHRLGRSALRKLREEWKQKLETKLRLRNNPEDTEKRTNVG